One region of Hymenobacter sediminicola genomic DNA includes:
- a CDS encoding amidohydrolase, translating into MKRLLLLLPLAFSLTRPAAAQNAALNARIAKLSAQQETQVIAWRRDIHEHPELGNMETRTAGIIAAELKRLGLEVQTGVARTGVVGILRGGKPGPVVALRADMDGLPVTESPTLPFASKARAQYNGQEVGVMHACGHDTHVAMLLGAANVLSQVKKDLPGTVKFIFQPAEEGSLPGVTGGAKLMVQEGVLSNPNVDAIFGVHINAQTEVGTLRYRPEGEMASSDVFTIKVKGKSAHGAYPWLAVDPVVAAAQIIMGLQTIVSRQVQLTEDAAVLTVGMVHGGVRNNIIPEQVELTGTIRTLNKEMQQQIWTAVRRTATNIAESTGATAEVDIVNYAPVTYNEPRLTEQMLPTLRRVAGPEHVELQKAVTGAEDFAYFQEKVPGVFLFVGGMPKGKKTADTAPHHTAGFFVDESGLTLGVQTLATLAADYLTMKK; encoded by the coding sequence ATGAAGCGTCTGCTCCTGTTACTTCCCCTGGCTTTCTCCCTCACCCGTCCGGCCGCTGCCCAGAATGCCGCCCTCAATGCCCGCATTGCCAAGCTCTCGGCGCAACAGGAAACCCAGGTAATTGCCTGGCGGCGCGACATTCATGAGCACCCGGAACTGGGCAACATGGAAACCCGCACGGCTGGCATTATTGCAGCGGAGCTGAAGCGGCTGGGACTGGAAGTGCAAACCGGCGTGGCCCGTACCGGCGTGGTGGGTATCCTGCGCGGCGGCAAGCCCGGCCCCGTGGTGGCCCTGCGCGCCGACATGGACGGCCTGCCCGTCACGGAAAGTCCAACGCTGCCTTTCGCCTCCAAAGCCCGCGCCCAGTACAACGGCCAGGAAGTAGGCGTGATGCACGCCTGCGGCCACGACACCCACGTGGCCATGCTGCTGGGCGCGGCCAACGTGCTGAGCCAGGTGAAAAAAGACCTGCCTGGCACCGTGAAGTTCATCTTCCAGCCCGCTGAGGAAGGCTCGCTGCCCGGCGTGACGGGCGGGGCCAAGCTGATGGTGCAGGAAGGCGTACTCAGCAACCCCAACGTCGATGCTATTTTCGGGGTGCACATCAACGCCCAGACCGAGGTAGGCACCCTTCGCTACCGTCCTGAGGGCGAAATGGCTTCGTCGGATGTCTTCACTATCAAGGTGAAAGGTAAGTCGGCGCATGGTGCTTACCCATGGCTGGCCGTGGACCCGGTGGTAGCCGCCGCCCAGATTATTATGGGCCTGCAGACCATCGTGAGCCGGCAGGTGCAGCTGACCGAAGATGCCGCCGTACTGACCGTGGGCATGGTGCACGGCGGGGTGCGCAACAATATCATTCCGGAGCAAGTGGAGTTGACCGGCACTATCCGCACGCTCAACAAGGAGATGCAGCAGCAAATCTGGACCGCCGTGCGCCGCACTGCTACCAACATTGCGGAAAGCACCGGCGCCACCGCCGAAGTAGACATCGTGAACTATGCGCCCGTGACCTACAACGAGCCGCGCCTCACCGAGCAGATGCTGCCTACGCTGCGCCGCGTAGCCGGCCCCGAGCATGTAGAGCTGCAGAAGGCCGTAACCGGGGCCGAGGACTTTGCCTATTTCCAGGAGAAAGTGCCGGGCGTGTTCCTATTTGTGGGCGGCATGCCCAAAGGAAAGAAGACCGCCGATACGGCCCCGCACCATACAGCCGGCTTTTTCGTAGACGAAAGTGGCCTGACGCTGGGCGTGCAGACCCTCGCCACGCTGGCCGCCGATTATCTGACTATGAAAAAGTGA
- a CDS encoding hydroxymethylglutaryl-CoA reductase, with translation MLLKLLYTRGSLHNTPEGVAFSIKNRLDTVRITRIDHVQIDGVKIGVEQIALDLGEGDVRPATTFNADSAGFTLPVGQAATFHLATEHLKEGIHTVQVQFAADPFGDLTVEVEDAIAQQQENKNRIPRQDQDDYSDAAIQARQRFAEEFSGQEFKHLKHYSFDAHDLQGNCEHFTGVAQIPVGLAGPLRVNGEHADGDFLIPMATTEGTLVASYNRGIQLLNLCGGAKCTVIGDAMQRAPVFVFDDARGARDFGRWVEENIDQIRPEAESTSRVAKLQYIDTYLSNKFAFLRFNYSTGDAAGQNMVGRATFAACSWILENYKGVPIRHFYLESNFATDKKASQINVMRTRGKRVVAEAVIKRDILQQRMRVTPEQLAYHGQVSNVGAFLSGANNNGAHSANGITALFIATGQDVANVSESSAGVLYSEITPEGDLYISITIPSLIVATHGGGTGLATQNECLRMLGCVGRGTVNKFAEIVAGVVLAGELSLGAAISSSDWVSSHEQYGRNR, from the coding sequence ATGCTCCTCAAGCTGCTCTACACCCGCGGCAGCCTGCACAACACGCCCGAAGGCGTAGCCTTTAGCATCAAGAACCGCCTCGATACGGTGCGCATCACGCGCATCGACCATGTGCAGATTGACGGCGTGAAGATTGGCGTGGAGCAGATTGCACTGGACCTGGGCGAGGGCGACGTACGGCCCGCCACTACCTTCAACGCCGACAGCGCCGGCTTCACGCTGCCGGTGGGCCAGGCGGCCACGTTCCATCTGGCCACCGAGCACCTCAAGGAAGGTATTCATACGGTGCAGGTACAGTTTGCCGCCGACCCGTTCGGCGACCTGACCGTGGAGGTGGAAGACGCCATTGCGCAGCAGCAGGAAAACAAAAACCGCATTCCGCGCCAAGACCAAGACGACTACTCCGACGCGGCTATTCAGGCCCGGCAGCGCTTCGCCGAGGAGTTTTCGGGGCAGGAGTTCAAGCACCTCAAGCACTACTCCTTCGATGCCCACGACCTGCAGGGCAATTGTGAGCATTTCACGGGCGTGGCCCAGATTCCGGTAGGGTTGGCTGGGCCGCTACGCGTGAACGGGGAGCACGCCGACGGCGACTTCCTGATTCCGATGGCCACCACCGAAGGCACGCTGGTGGCCAGCTACAACCGCGGTATTCAGCTCCTCAACCTCTGCGGAGGGGCTAAGTGCACCGTCATCGGCGACGCCATGCAGCGGGCCCCGGTATTTGTGTTTGACGATGCACGGGGGGCGCGAGATTTTGGCCGCTGGGTAGAGGAGAATATCGACCAGATCCGGCCCGAGGCCGAGAGCACCTCCCGCGTGGCCAAGCTGCAGTACATTGATACGTATCTGAGCAACAAGTTTGCCTTTCTGCGCTTCAACTACAGCACCGGCGACGCGGCCGGCCAGAACATGGTGGGCCGTGCCACCTTCGCGGCCTGCTCCTGGATTCTGGAGAACTACAAAGGCGTACCCATTCGCCACTTCTACCTCGAATCGAACTTCGCCACTGATAAAAAGGCGTCTCAGATCAACGTGATGCGCACCCGGGGCAAGCGGGTAGTAGCGGAGGCCGTCATCAAGCGCGACATTCTGCAGCAGCGTATGCGCGTGACGCCCGAGCAGTTGGCTTACCACGGGCAGGTGAGCAATGTGGGTGCGTTTCTGAGCGGCGCCAACAACAACGGGGCACACTCGGCCAATGGCATTACGGCCCTGTTCATTGCCACCGGCCAGGATGTAGCCAACGTATCGGAGTCGTCGGCGGGCGTGCTATACTCGGAAATCACGCCCGAAGGCGACCTGTACATCAGCATTACCATCCCGAGTCTGATAGTGGCCACGCACGGCGGCGGCACCGGCCTAGCCACCCAGAACGAGTGCCTGCGGATGCTGGGCTGCGTGGGCCGCGGCACCGTGAATAAGTTTGCGGAAATAGTGGCCGGTGTAGTGCTGGCCGGTGAGTTGAGCCTGGGCGCCGCCATCAGCAGCTCCGACTGGGTGAGTAGCCACGAGCAGTACGGCCGCAACCGGTAG
- a CDS encoding energy transducer TonB — protein MLDLPILNVHLQPCHEDWQQMTPVAQGHYCASCQRTVVDFTHATQSDLEAVRADSPDGRMCGRFRTEQLARPPRLRPKLRQFLVALVLVCGLGLTSQEAVGQFFSCTKQVITESRTISDASASALGLDAAPSIPQRQENLVVGFITPEIMPSFPGGQDSLVAYLKRELRYPASTTAEGKVFLGFIITKTGHITQVKVLKGINPTLDAEALRVVRKMPRWVHPPRQRPMEVSFTLPITFSHK, from the coding sequence ATGCTCGACCTTCCTATCCTCAATGTGCACCTGCAGCCCTGCCATGAAGACTGGCAGCAGATGACACCTGTGGCGCAGGGCCACTACTGCGCCAGTTGCCAGCGCACCGTCGTGGACTTCACCCATGCTACCCAATCAGACCTCGAGGCCGTCCGCGCCGACTCTCCCGATGGCCGGATGTGTGGTCGATTCCGGACGGAGCAGCTGGCCCGCCCGCCCCGCCTGCGTCCGAAACTGCGCCAGTTTCTGGTGGCGCTGGTGCTAGTGTGCGGGCTGGGGCTGACGAGCCAGGAGGCAGTAGGGCAATTTTTTTCCTGCACGAAACAGGTCATTACTGAGTCTAGGACTATTTCTGATGCATCAGCGTCAGCACTAGGTTTAGACGCTGCGCCATCCATTCCTCAGCGGCAGGAGAATCTTGTAGTCGGATTTATCACACCTGAAATCATGCCCTCTTTCCCGGGCGGGCAGGATTCATTGGTAGCTTATCTCAAAAGAGAACTGCGCTACCCGGCCTCCACTACAGCCGAAGGGAAAGTGTTCCTTGGCTTTATTATCACGAAAACCGGGCACATCACACAGGTCAAAGTGTTGAAAGGAATCAACCCAACTCTGGATGCTGAAGCATTGCGGGTAGTGCGAAAAATGCCCCGCTGGGTGCATCCACCCCGGCAGCGCCCGATGGAGGTGAGCTTTACACTGCCCATTACCTTCAGTCATAAGTAG
- a CDS encoding phytanoyl-CoA dioxygenase family protein, whose translation MASLPLPYPRFTLGSALTTEQLDFFRRYGFLHFRAFAGFEQVQVLLRATEAVQQQWLAEGVQKVNGVPIKYGKDVDGSPLVQRFAFASHYSPVLAEFLQDARFRALFPLLEAPGGRVGINEKDGLVINHYVNVPGSEFSQMGWHTDSLRDVFYGKRIGPMLNVGFHLDGTPATNGGLRLIPGTHHQPLREMLFRKKYYKDVSADDHEIAVETEPGDLTVHDGRMWHRVAQSPLVGEASRRRVMYVPILAGKYQPKHENSPTPFYLRFLHLVK comes from the coding sequence ATGGCTTCTCTACCACTACCCTATCCGCGCTTTACTCTCGGTTCTGCCCTCACTACCGAACAACTGGACTTCTTCCGGCGCTACGGCTTCCTCCATTTTCGCGCTTTCGCTGGTTTCGAGCAGGTGCAGGTACTACTGCGGGCCACGGAGGCCGTGCAGCAGCAGTGGCTAGCCGAGGGCGTGCAGAAAGTAAACGGCGTGCCCATCAAATATGGCAAAGATGTGGATGGCTCGCCTCTTGTGCAGCGTTTCGCCTTTGCCTCGCACTACAGCCCCGTGCTGGCCGAGTTTCTGCAGGATGCCCGCTTTCGGGCCCTGTTTCCGCTACTCGAAGCCCCCGGCGGCCGGGTGGGTATCAACGAAAAGGATGGCCTCGTCATCAACCACTACGTAAACGTGCCGGGCTCGGAGTTTTCGCAGATGGGCTGGCACACCGACTCGCTCCGGGACGTGTTTTACGGCAAGCGCATCGGCCCCATGCTCAACGTAGGCTTCCACCTGGACGGTACGCCCGCCACCAACGGCGGCCTACGTCTGATTCCAGGCACCCACCACCAGCCGCTGCGCGAAATGCTGTTTCGTAAGAAATACTACAAGGACGTCAGCGCCGACGACCACGAAATAGCCGTGGAAACTGAACCCGGCGACCTAACCGTGCACGATGGCCGCATGTGGCACCGCGTGGCGCAGTCGCCGTTGGTGGGGGAGGCCTCGCGCCGCCGCGTGATGTACGTGCCCATCTTGGCTGGCAAGTATCAGCCCAAGCACGAAAACAGTCCTACGCCGTTCTACCTGCGGTTCCTGCACTTAGTAAAGTAG
- a CDS encoding SDR family NAD(P)-dependent oxidoreductase — protein sequence MPTALITGASRGIGRAFAAELARRGYNLLLVARSKDQLEQAATELRAQSGVEVAVLAQDLAAPNAVEQVAEWANSQTQELAVLVNNAGYGMWGRFEELGLAEQQSMLQLNMHVPVALTHRLLPTLRQQGKSFILNVSSTAAYQAVPTLTLYAASKAFLLSFSRGLRYELRGSGVSVTCLSPGATTTDFADRAGMSAGLQETANKVSMTPEQVAQAGIAAMLAGEAELIPGALNKVSAHLTGLVPKSLTEKIAAGIYEKHLK from the coding sequence ATGCCTACTGCCCTCATTACTGGTGCTTCCCGCGGAATCGGGCGGGCTTTTGCCGCCGAGCTGGCTCGCCGGGGCTACAACCTGCTGCTGGTGGCGCGCTCCAAAGACCAGCTAGAGCAGGCCGCCACTGAACTGCGTGCGCAGTCGGGCGTGGAGGTGGCCGTGCTGGCGCAGGATCTGGCCGCCCCCAATGCTGTGGAGCAGGTGGCCGAGTGGGCCAACAGCCAGACGCAGGAACTGGCGGTGCTGGTGAATAATGCGGGCTACGGCATGTGGGGCCGGTTTGAGGAGCTGGGGCTAGCCGAGCAGCAGAGCATGCTGCAGCTGAACATGCATGTGCCGGTAGCCCTCACGCACCGGCTGCTGCCCACGCTCCGGCAGCAGGGCAAGTCCTTTATCCTGAACGTGTCGAGCACGGCGGCCTACCAGGCGGTGCCCACGCTCACGCTGTATGCGGCCAGCAAAGCATTTCTGCTCAGCTTCTCGCGCGGGCTGCGCTACGAGCTACGCGGCTCCGGCGTGTCGGTCACCTGCCTCAGCCCCGGTGCCACCACCACTGACTTCGCCGACCGGGCCGGCATGAGCGCCGGCTTGCAGGAAACCGCCAACAAAGTATCCATGACGCCCGAGCAGGTGGCCCAGGCCGGTATTGCGGCCATGCTGGCCGGTGAGGCCGAGCTGATTCCAGGTGCTCTAAATAAAGTGTCGGCCCACCTGACCGGCCTCGTGCCCAAGTCCCTGACCGAGAAAATAGCAGCCGGCATCTACGAGAAGCACCTGAAGTAG
- a CDS encoding SDR family oxidoreductase, protein MDDSSSQLGNRWSLAQQLAVVTGASKGIGAAVATELLGFGATVLAVARQAPELEAQVAAWRAQGLDAHAVMADVSTETGRRQVLDAVAAHGNVLHILVNNVGTNIRKPTTDYSPTEYQHLLATNLESTFGLCQGAYPMLKAAGAASIVNVSSVAGLQHVRTGSIYGMTKAALIQLSRNLAAEWAPAGIRVNAVAPWYIRTPLAETVLRNPEYLEQVVSRTPQGRVGEPEEVGAAVAFLCLPAASYITGQCLSVDGGFSVNGF, encoded by the coding sequence ATGGATGATTCTTCTTCTCAATTGGGTAACCGTTGGAGCCTTGCGCAGCAGCTTGCCGTCGTGACGGGCGCTTCCAAAGGCATCGGCGCGGCAGTAGCTACCGAGCTACTCGGCTTTGGCGCGACAGTGCTGGCCGTGGCGCGGCAGGCGCCCGAACTGGAAGCACAGGTAGCCGCGTGGCGGGCGCAGGGCCTAGATGCGCACGCCGTGATGGCCGATGTAAGCACCGAAACCGGCCGCCGGCAGGTACTTGATGCAGTAGCTGCACATGGCAACGTGCTGCATATTCTGGTCAATAACGTGGGCACCAACATCCGCAAGCCCACCACCGACTACAGCCCCACCGAGTATCAGCACCTGCTGGCTACCAACCTGGAATCGACGTTTGGGTTGTGCCAGGGTGCATATCCTATGCTGAAAGCGGCCGGGGCGGCTAGTATCGTCAATGTGTCGTCGGTGGCGGGGCTGCAGCATGTGCGCACCGGCTCCATCTACGGCATGACCAAAGCGGCTCTCATTCAGCTCAGTCGCAACCTGGCCGCAGAATGGGCACCGGCTGGCATCCGGGTGAATGCTGTGGCGCCGTGGTATATCCGCACGCCACTGGCCGAAACCGTGCTGCGCAACCCCGAATACCTGGAGCAGGTGGTGAGCCGCACGCCTCAGGGCCGGGTAGGCGAGCCAGAAGAAGTGGGCGCCGCCGTGGCGTTTCTGTGTCTACCCGCCGCCAGCTACATCACCGGCCAGTGCCTGAGTGTAGACGGCGGCTTCTCCGTAAATGGCTTCTGA
- a CDS encoding ATP-grasp domain-containing protein gives MNIALVTCETLAQYAAPNVDDEDNLLTRHLRQQGHHVEPRIWSNPAVDWLSYDVVVLKSPWDYFDRVQEFYAWLDRIEVQGVRLLNPVKTVRWNADKKYLRDMEQAGVRIVPTRWLVQGSAFQADELFETLGCERLVMKPSVSGGAKNTFELTRTEAVRRTPELTELLRHEDFLVQPFQPQIQEQGEWSLIYLGGEYSHCVLKTPKPGDFRVQHYLGGGIAAREAPDYLRRAADRIVHDFAQGCLYARVDGVEADGELLLMELELIEPFLYLASAEGSLVRYEQALTRL, from the coding sequence ATGAATATTGCGCTTGTAACCTGCGAAACGCTGGCCCAATACGCCGCGCCCAACGTCGATGATGAGGACAACCTGCTCACGCGCCACCTGCGCCAGCAGGGCCACCATGTTGAGCCGCGCATCTGGAGCAACCCGGCCGTTGACTGGCTGAGCTACGATGTGGTGGTGCTGAAGTCGCCCTGGGATTACTTCGATAGGGTGCAGGAATTCTACGCCTGGCTTGATAGGATAGAGGTTCAGGGCGTGCGCCTGCTCAACCCCGTGAAAACCGTGCGCTGGAACGCCGACAAGAAGTATCTGCGCGACATGGAGCAGGCCGGCGTGCGTATTGTACCCACGCGCTGGCTGGTGCAGGGCAGCGCTTTTCAGGCCGATGAGCTGTTTGAAACGCTTGGCTGTGAACGGCTGGTGATGAAGCCCTCCGTGAGCGGCGGGGCAAAAAACACCTTCGAACTGACCCGCACCGAAGCCGTCCGCCGTACCCCAGAACTGACGGAGCTACTGCGCCACGAGGATTTTCTGGTGCAGCCGTTTCAGCCCCAGATTCAGGAGCAGGGCGAATGGTCGCTCATCTATCTGGGTGGCGAGTACAGCCACTGCGTGCTGAAAACGCCTAAGCCCGGTGACTTCCGGGTGCAACACTACCTCGGTGGCGGCATTGCAGCCCGCGAGGCACCCGACTACCTGCGCCGCGCCGCCGACCGTATTGTGCACGACTTTGCCCAAGGCTGCCTCTATGCCCGCGTAGACGGAGTAGAGGCCGACGGCGAGCTGCTGCTCATGGAGCTTGAGCTGATTGAGCCTTTCCTCTACCTCGCCTCCGCCGAAGGCTCCTTAGTCCGCTACGAACAGGCGCTGACCCGGCTGTAA
- a CDS encoding energy transducer TonB gives MKVLLLLPLFALPVFFGQTAAAQHPFQTAFIADADTVGLSSKPATVGMAGATVANHCFPIRQELPCFKQGGSAGLQQFFIQHLQYPRLFLRSYNEGITTVRFIIDTQGMIRNPTTQKSFVLAWDEEVIRVVKLLNGHFKPATYNGQPLDAYVTLAIPLAIL, from the coding sequence ATGAAAGTGCTGCTCCTGTTGCCGCTATTCGCCCTGCCGGTTTTTTTTGGCCAGACTGCTGCCGCCCAGCATCCTTTTCAGACTGCCTTCATTGCGGATGCTGACACGGTTGGCTTATCGTCCAAGCCTGCGACAGTGGGAATGGCTGGAGCAACTGTAGCTAATCATTGCTTCCCGATAAGGCAAGAACTGCCTTGCTTTAAACAGGGCGGCAGTGCAGGGCTGCAGCAGTTTTTCATACAGCATTTACAGTATCCTCGCCTTTTTCTCAGGTCATATAATGAGGGCATCACCACGGTGCGGTTCATCATCGATACGCAGGGAATGATTCGCAACCCAACGACACAAAAGAGCTTTGTCCTAGCCTGGGATGAGGAAGTAATACGGGTAGTTAAACTACTAAATGGTCACTTCAAACCTGCTACTTACAACGGCCAGCCTCTCGATGCCTACGTTACCTTGGCAATACCATTGGCTATTCTCTGA
- a CDS encoding WG repeat-containing protein, whose translation MSGFRFRLLRPGWLLLVPCALSLLLPEPAPAQTAGSRLVPFRNGSRWGYADQNRRLVLPLAYDEAGPFVQELAWVRQGPLYGYIDGNGNALIPAQYSYAGNFSPTGRATVVLRGDTFAIGPTGHRLTTPAEPEPETDYLEQGDLLRRQGKVGFRFTSGSSTVVPAEYDEVRDLHHSGLLLVRQGNKWGVLNAKGRLVLPLEYDAIRATAANGFLYPIVEQAGRLGYLSHEGKLLTDVKYAAAEPFVADVARVTTSTGQTGYINSKGREFWKD comes from the coding sequence ATGTCTGGTTTCCGGTTTCGTTTGCTGCGGCCGGGCTGGCTGCTGCTGGTGCCATGTGCCCTGAGCCTGCTGCTTCCCGAGCCTGCCCCGGCCCAAACGGCGGGTAGCCGCCTCGTGCCCTTTCGCAATGGCAGCCGCTGGGGCTACGCCGACCAAAACCGTCGTCTTGTGCTGCCGCTGGCCTATGATGAGGCTGGCCCCTTTGTGCAGGAGCTGGCCTGGGTGCGGCAGGGCCCGCTCTACGGCTACATCGATGGCAATGGTAATGCTCTGATACCGGCCCAGTACAGCTACGCTGGCAACTTCAGCCCTACCGGCCGCGCCACCGTGGTGCTGCGCGGCGACACCTTTGCCATCGGGCCAACGGGCCACCGCCTGACCACGCCCGCCGAACCGGAACCCGAAACCGACTACTTGGAGCAGGGCGACCTGCTGCGCCGCCAGGGTAAAGTCGGCTTCCGGTTCACGAGCGGCTCCAGCACCGTGGTACCCGCCGAGTACGACGAAGTCCGGGACCTGCATCACAGTGGCCTGCTGCTGGTGCGCCAGGGCAACAAATGGGGCGTGCTCAACGCCAAAGGCCGCCTCGTGCTGCCGCTGGAGTATGACGCCATTCGGGCCACGGCCGCCAACGGGTTTCTGTATCCGATAGTGGAGCAGGCTGGCCGCCTCGGCTACCTCAGCCACGAGGGCAAGCTGCTGACTGACGTGAAATACGCCGCCGCCGAGCCGTTTGTGGCCGACGTGGCCCGCGTAACCACCAGCACCGGCCAAACAGGCTACATCAACAGCAAAGGGCGGGAGTTCTGGAAAGATTGA
- a CDS encoding energy transducer TonB: protein MLLSFPLFRQLVLAPLLPVAPAPRKPLVLLVSLWLLSCPAFAQEPAAPATPTVYSYVEQMPTYRHGRSAALAQFVERNRKFAREQWKTQGQVFVRFIVTDTGAVRGAEVVKGLNPTLDAEALRVIHLLDGQFLPGHQNGWAVPVYYTLAVPFVTK, encoded by the coding sequence ATGCTGCTTTCCTTCCCACTGTTTCGCCAACTGGTTTTGGCTCCGCTGCTGCCAGTTGCACCTGCCCCCCGCAAGCCCCTAGTGCTGCTTGTTTCGCTGTGGCTCCTATCCTGTCCCGCTTTCGCTCAGGAACCAGCCGCACCGGCCACACCTACGGTGTATTCCTATGTGGAGCAAATGCCTACCTACCGCCACGGCCGCAGTGCGGCGCTGGCCCAGTTTGTGGAGCGCAACCGCAAGTTTGCGCGGGAGCAATGGAAAACGCAGGGCCAGGTATTCGTGCGCTTCATCGTGACGGATACGGGTGCGGTGCGCGGTGCTGAAGTGGTGAAGGGCCTCAACCCCACCCTCGATGCCGAAGCGCTACGCGTAATTCATCTGCTGGACGGGCAGTTTCTGCCGGGCCACCAGAATGGCTGGGCGGTGCCGGTGTACTACACGCTGGCCGTACCGTTCGTCACGAAGTAA
- a CDS encoding phosphatase PAP2-related protein, producing the protein MSFTTVTATPVASAPLRWPAAWRNTSFRVRLLGVLVLLLGLVTLLPRFFAFIQARHGVVLPDPLLALLPAHDVSGPTFAVIYLSIGACVVYLLPRPALLLRALWAYWLLHLCRCLLLWLLPLEPPVGLVLLRDPLVDSLIYAAPAPITKDLFFSGHTATVALLALAVGPVRLRRWLVLGAVAVGLLVLVQHAHYTYDVLAAPLFAAFCFWLAGRITSGKHAAPAL; encoded by the coding sequence ATGTCATTCACCACCGTCACTGCTACCCCTGTTGCCTCTGCGCCGCTGCGCTGGCCTGCTGCGTGGCGCAATACGAGCTTTCGGGTGCGGCTGCTGGGCGTACTGGTGTTGCTGCTGGGGCTTGTGACGTTGCTACCGCGCTTTTTCGCCTTCATTCAGGCCCGGCACGGCGTGGTATTGCCCGACCCGCTGCTGGCGCTGCTGCCCGCGCACGATGTGTCGGGGCCCACATTTGCGGTTATCTACCTGAGCATTGGGGCGTGTGTGGTGTATCTGCTGCCGCGGCCGGCGCTACTGCTGCGGGCGTTGTGGGCCTACTGGCTGCTGCACCTGTGCCGCTGTCTGCTGCTGTGGCTGCTGCCGCTGGAGCCTCCGGTGGGCCTGGTGCTGCTGCGCGACCCGCTGGTAGACTCTCTCATTTACGCTGCCCCGGCTCCCATCACCAAAGACTTGTTTTTCTCGGGCCACACCGCCACCGTAGCGCTGCTGGCGCTGGCGGTAGGGCCGGTTCGGCTGCGCCGCTGGCTGGTGCTGGGCGCCGTGGCGGTGGGGTTGCTGGTGCTGGTGCAACACGCGCACTACACCTACGACGTGCTGGCCGCCCCGCTCTTTGCCGCTTTCTGCTTCTGGCTGGCTGGCCGAATAACATCAGGAAAGCACGCGGCGCCGGCGCTGTAA